The following are encoded in a window of Fragaria vesca subsp. vesca unplaced genomic scaffold, FraVesHawaii_1.0 scf0513167, whole genome shotgun sequence genomic DNA:
- the LOC101303961 gene encoding auxin response factor 17-like has protein sequence MPNLDNHIINENENVNLNVNINTTPESGTHNVVQPNSQIPYSLGGSEGLARGFKPRQSPRLAAKSGTSTQNSENDDKVVSFAKILTPSEANNGGGFSVPRFCADSIFPPLNYQAEPPVQTLSVTDLHGVVWDFRHIYRGTPRRHLLTTGWSKFVNSKMLVAGDSVVFMRSSRGGEMYVGVRRTVRASPGGYCSRWSLTLA, from the exons ATGCCAAACTTGGACAATCACATCAttaatgagaatgagaatgtgAACCTCAATGTCAATATTAATACCACCCCAGAATCTGGAACTCACAATGTGGTGCAACCAAATTCACAGATACCTTATAGTTTG GGAGGCTCAGAAGGACTTGCAAGGGGGTTTAAGCCTAGACAGTCACCTAGGCTTGCTGCAAAATCTGGCACAAGCACTCAGAAT AGCGAAAACGACGATAAGGTGGTGTCGTTCGCTAAGATCTTGACTCCTTCCGAAGCCAACAATGGCGGCGGTTTCTCCGTCCCGAGGTTCTGCGCTGACTCAATTTTCCCGCCGCTCAACTACCAGGCCGAGCCGCCGGTCCAGACGCTCTCCGTCACCGACCTCCACGGCGTCGTTTGGGACTTCCGCCACATCTACCGCGGCACTCCACGGCGGCATTTGCTCACCACCGGCTGGAGCAAGTTCGTCAATAGCAAGATGCTAGTCGCCGGCGACTCTGTGGTGTTTATGAGAAGCTCCAGAGGCGGAGAGATGTACGTCGGGGTGAGGCGCACCGTGAGGGCGAGCCCCGGCGGCTATTGCAGCAGGTGGAGTCTCACATTGGCCTGA
- the LOC101304538 gene encoding uncharacterized protein LOC101304538, translating into MVDILQTPKLRGCRDFSPLIRSTRTWRVSRGNLRLTKSTSVGTSYRVKANRESFGWRSLCDAAPSPESPAEVCIGHVLDSEGDYVEAPKAFIDSHSLRKRCQS; encoded by the exons ATGGTTGACATCCTCCAAACACCAAAGCTTCGAGGATGCAGG GACTTTTCACCTTTGATAAGAAGCACGCGCACTTGGCGCGTCTCGCGTGGCAATCTTCGTCTCACCAAATCCACCTCAGTAGGAACATCATATCGAGTGAAAGCAAACAGAGagagttttgggtggaggtctCTCTGCGACGCCGCTCCCTCTCCTGAAAGTCCCGCCGAAG TGTGCATAGGCCATGTTTTGGACAGTGAAGGTGATTATGTGGAAGCACCAAAGGCATTTATAGATAGCCACAG CTTAAGAAAGAGGTGTCAGAGCTGA